A window of the Streptomyces sp. NBC_01351 genome harbors these coding sequences:
- a CDS encoding PaaX family transcriptional regulator, protein MVEQHTPRSLIVTFYGAYGRAYEGPVPVSALIRLLGAAGVDAPSVRSSVSRLKRRGFLVPGRAADGSAAYGLSEEARQLLDDGDRRIYGSPELTDEWLVAVFSVPEQERSKRHLLRSRLSRLGFGTVAPGVWIAPARLADEASHTLDRLRLTPYVELFRGAHLGFAPTAEAVARWWDLAALAKQHEEFLDLHEPALRALQSGPEPTPEEAYRGYLLALDSWRRLPYADPGLPRDLLPADWPGDRAAAVFAELHARLRERGTRFAQP, encoded by the coding sequence GTGGTCGAACAGCACACTCCGCGATCTTTGATCGTCACGTTCTACGGCGCCTACGGGCGCGCCTACGAGGGCCCGGTCCCGGTGTCCGCGCTGATCCGCCTGCTGGGCGCGGCCGGCGTGGACGCCCCGTCGGTCCGCTCGTCGGTGTCCCGGCTGAAGCGGCGCGGCTTCCTGGTGCCCGGGCGCGCGGCGGACGGCTCGGCCGCGTACGGGCTCTCCGAGGAGGCGCGGCAGCTGCTGGACGACGGCGACCGGCGGATCTACGGCAGCCCGGAGCTGACGGACGAGTGGCTGGTGGCGGTGTTCTCCGTCCCGGAGCAGGAGCGCAGCAAGCGGCACCTGCTGCGCTCGCGGCTGTCCCGGCTCGGTTTCGGCACGGTGGCGCCGGGCGTGTGGATCGCCCCGGCCAGGCTCGCGGACGAGGCCTCGCACACGCTGGACCGGCTGCGGCTGACCCCGTACGTGGAGCTGTTCCGCGGCGCCCACCTCGGTTTCGCCCCCACGGCGGAGGCGGTGGCCCGATGGTGGGACCTGGCGGCCCTGGCCAAGCAGCACGAGGAGTTCCTCGACCTGCACGAACCTGCCTTGCGCGCCCTCCAGTCGGGCCCGGAGCCGACTCCGGAGGAGGCCTACCGCGGCTACCTCCTCGCCCTGGACAGCTGGCGCCGCCTCCCCTACGCGGACCCGGGCCTGCCCCGCGACCTGCTCCCGGCGGACTGGCCGGGCGACCGCGCGGCGGCCGTCTTCGCCGAGCTCCACGCACGCCTCCGGGAGCGGGGCACGCGGTTCGCGCAACCGTGA
- a CDS encoding GNAT family N-acetyltransferase gives MTWTFTSDLAAYLTATGPAVAAEPVSNTVLLTVTDGLARRGTSAFGSDAPFFGWWTDAGGAVTGALLCTPPFPLLLSVVPEEAVRALGDALATEPLLAGLHGINARRPDAEALAKAWGRPTRFAEEIRLYRLAGLVAPDPAPAGRARLATEADLPLLLEWIAAFHLEAGVPGPVSEDLLRDRISYGGILLWEDAGVPVALASCSRTIGSAARVGPVYTPPASRRRGYAAGVTHAASEAAYAAGASEVLLFTDLANDTSNGVYLRLGYVPVEDRAEVVAV, from the coding sequence ATGACCTGGACCTTCACCTCTGACCTGGCCGCCTATCTGACCGCGACGGGCCCGGCCGTGGCCGCGGAGCCCGTCTCCAACACCGTCCTGCTGACCGTGACCGACGGACTGGCACGGCGCGGGACTTCCGCGTTCGGGTCCGACGCGCCCTTCTTCGGCTGGTGGACCGACGCCGGCGGGGCCGTCACCGGGGCCCTGCTGTGCACGCCGCCGTTCCCGCTGCTGCTCAGCGTGGTACCGGAGGAGGCGGTCCGGGCGCTGGGGGACGCGCTGGCCACCGAGCCGCTGCTCGCCGGGCTGCACGGGATCAACGCCCGCCGCCCCGACGCGGAGGCGCTGGCGAAGGCCTGGGGCAGGCCCACCCGGTTCGCCGAGGAGATCCGGCTCTACCGGCTGGCCGGACTGGTCGCCCCGGATCCCGCCCCGGCCGGGCGGGCCCGGCTCGCCACCGAGGCGGACCTGCCGCTGCTGCTGGAATGGATCGCGGCCTTCCACCTGGAGGCGGGCGTCCCGGGTCCGGTCTCCGAGGACCTGCTGCGCGACCGGATCTCGTACGGCGGGATCCTGCTCTGGGAGGATGCCGGGGTGCCCGTCGCGCTCGCCTCCTGCTCGCGCACCATCGGCTCGGCCGCCCGCGTCGGCCCCGTCTACACCCCGCCCGCGTCCCGCCGCCGCGGGTACGCCGCCGGGGTCACGCACGCGGCGAGCGAAGCGGCGTACGCGGCCGGCGCCTCGGAGGTGCTCCTCTTCACGGACCTGGCCAACGACACCAGCAACGGCGTCTACCTGCGCCTGGGCTACGTCCCCGTCGAGGACCGTGCGGAGGTCGTCGCCGTATGA
- a CDS encoding AMP-binding protein, giving the protein MDLKPSAHTDTFARDHLPPADAWPELLFELPELAYPDRLNCGSELLDATIARFGPEGPDRPAFRSGSGEVWTYGDLRERVDRLAHVLTADLGVVPGNRVLLRGPTGPWLAACWLAVMKAGAVAVTVLPQQRAQELATVCAMARVRHAVCHVDVLDDLAKAEVPGLRITAYGGGAEDDLLRLAESERHARPFEAAPTSADDVALIAFTSGTTGQPKGCMHFHRDLLAVADTFSRGVLRPRPDDVFAGSPPLGFTFGLGGLVVFPLRAGASALLLEEAVPRRLLPALAQHRVTVLFTAPTAYRAMLDALGPYDVGMYDLSALRRCVSAGENLPATTWQAWYERTGLRIINGIGATELLHIFISAADEDIRPGTTGRVVPGWQARVVDASGRPVADNEPGLLAVRGPVGCRYLADPRQREYVQGGWNLTGDTYVRDPEGYFRYVARADDMIISSGYNIAGPEVEEALMRHPDVVEAAVVGRPDERRGQIVVAYTVPRQGAVLTEEALRAFMRAELAPHKCPRSFVFLPALPRTATGKLQRFRLRDLE; this is encoded by the coding sequence TTGGACCTGAAGCCTTCCGCTCACACCGACACTTTTGCCCGCGACCATCTGCCACCCGCGGACGCCTGGCCGGAACTCCTCTTCGAGCTGCCCGAACTGGCCTACCCGGACCGCCTCAACTGCGGGTCCGAGCTGCTCGACGCCACCATCGCCCGGTTCGGGCCCGAGGGCCCGGACCGCCCCGCCTTCCGCAGCGGGAGCGGCGAGGTGTGGACGTACGGGGACCTGCGCGAGCGCGTGGACCGGCTCGCCCACGTGCTCACCGCCGACCTCGGCGTCGTCCCCGGCAACCGGGTGCTGCTGCGCGGCCCCACCGGCCCCTGGCTCGCCGCCTGCTGGCTCGCGGTGATGAAGGCGGGCGCGGTGGCGGTGACCGTACTGCCGCAACAGCGCGCGCAGGAGCTGGCCACGGTCTGCGCGATGGCCCGGGTACGGCACGCCGTGTGCCACGTGGACGTCCTGGACGACCTGGCGAAGGCCGAGGTGCCGGGGTTGCGGATCACCGCGTACGGGGGCGGCGCGGAGGACGATCTGCTCCGGCTCGCCGAGAGCGAGAGACACGCCCGGCCCTTCGAGGCCGCCCCGACCTCCGCCGACGACGTCGCGCTGATCGCCTTCACCTCCGGCACCACCGGACAGCCGAAGGGATGCATGCACTTCCACCGCGACCTGCTCGCCGTGGCCGACACCTTCTCCCGCGGCGTGCTGCGCCCGCGCCCGGACGACGTCTTCGCGGGTAGCCCGCCGCTCGGCTTCACCTTCGGCCTCGGCGGGCTGGTGGTCTTCCCGCTGCGGGCCGGGGCGTCCGCGCTGCTGCTGGAGGAGGCGGTGCCGCGCCGGCTGCTGCCGGCCCTCGCGCAGCACCGGGTGACGGTGCTGTTCACGGCGCCCACCGCGTACCGGGCGATGCTGGACGCCCTGGGCCCGTACGACGTGGGCATGTACGACCTCTCCGCCCTGCGCCGCTGCGTGTCGGCCGGGGAGAACCTGCCCGCCACCACCTGGCAGGCCTGGTACGAGCGCACGGGCCTGCGGATCATCAACGGCATCGGGGCTACGGAGCTGCTGCACATCTTCATCTCCGCCGCCGACGAGGACATCCGGCCCGGCACGACCGGCCGCGTGGTCCCGGGCTGGCAGGCGCGGGTGGTCGACGCCTCCGGCCGCCCGGTCGCGGACAACGAGCCGGGGCTGCTGGCCGTGCGCGGCCCGGTGGGCTGCCGCTACCTGGCCGATCCGCGGCAGCGGGAGTACGTACAGGGCGGCTGGAACCTGACGGGCGACACCTACGTCCGGGACCCGGAGGGCTACTTCCGCTACGTCGCCCGCGCCGACGACATGATCATCTCGTCGGGTTACAACATCGCGGGCCCGGAGGTGGAGGAAGCCCTGATGCGCCACCCGGACGTGGTGGAGGCCGCCGTGGTGGGCCGCCCGGACGAGCGACGCGGGCAGATCGTGGTGGCGTACACCGTCCCGCGGCAGGGAGCGGTGCTCACGGAGGAGGCGCTGCGCGCCTTCATGCGGGCCGAGCTGGCCCCGCACAAGTGCCCGCGCTCCTTCGTCTTCCTGCCGGCGCTGCCCCGTACCGCGACGGGCAAGCTGCAACGCTTCCGGCTACGGGACCTAGAGTGA
- a CDS encoding RidA family protein, whose translation MSLDRINPAELSPATGFSHAVVATGSRLVLLAGQTALDGAGKVVGEGLVEQFEVALTNLLAALAGAGGAPADLARVTVYAVDVAAYRVHAAELGRIWRRLAGRDYPAMAVIGVVRLWDEEALVELDGLAVLP comes from the coding sequence ATGAGCCTCGACCGGATCAACCCGGCGGAACTGTCGCCGGCGACGGGCTTCTCCCACGCGGTGGTGGCCACCGGCTCGCGGCTGGTTCTCCTGGCCGGGCAGACCGCGCTGGACGGCGCGGGGAAGGTGGTGGGGGAGGGCCTGGTGGAGCAGTTCGAGGTGGCCCTGACGAACCTGCTGGCGGCCCTCGCCGGGGCCGGGGGCGCCCCGGCGGACCTGGCGAGGGTGACGGTGTACGCGGTGGACGTGGCGGCGTATCGCGTGCACGCCGCCGAACTGGGCCGGATCTGGCGCCGGTTGGCGGGCCGCGACTACCCCGCGATGGCGGTCATCGGCGTGGTCCGCCTGTGGGACGAGGAGGCCCTGGTGGAACTGGACGGCCTGGCGGTGCTCCCGTAA
- a CDS encoding acyl-CoA dehydrogenase family protein — MNGFALGVDQETWCGQLRALSADRLRPLAEKGEPGRVNRPLLAALGELGLLERVFTAGALELCLLRESLAYGCTEAETALALQGLGAYPVLRAGSAEQRERWLPGVRAGRAVAAFALSEPGAGSDAAALELAAAPAPGGGWLLTGRKRWISNAPEADFYTVFARTGEGPGAKGVSAFLVPADRPGLTGEPLDMLSPHPIGALAFDAVPVGPADLLGEPGRGFRVAMDTLNLFRPSVGAFAVGMARAALDATLAYTAVRSAFGGTLSDLQAVGHRVAEMATRTEAARLLVYAAAGAHDAGSPDVPRRAAMAKLLATETAQYVVDHAVQLHGAVALQRGHLLEHLYREVRAPRIYEGASEVQRSIIAKELYREAAAG; from the coding sequence ATGAACGGATTCGCGCTCGGGGTGGACCAGGAGACGTGGTGCGGGCAGTTGCGCGCGCTGTCGGCCGACCGGCTGCGGCCACTGGCCGAGAAGGGGGAGCCGGGCCGGGTCAACCGGCCGCTGCTCGCGGCACTGGGGGAGCTCGGCCTGCTGGAACGGGTGTTCACGGCGGGCGCGCTGGAGCTGTGCCTGCTGCGGGAGTCCCTCGCCTACGGTTGCACGGAGGCCGAGACGGCGCTCGCCCTGCAGGGGCTGGGGGCCTACCCCGTACTGCGGGCGGGCAGCGCGGAGCAGCGCGAGCGGTGGCTGCCCGGGGTGCGCGCGGGGCGGGCGGTGGCGGCGTTCGCGCTGAGCGAGCCGGGGGCGGGCTCGGACGCGGCGGCCCTGGAACTGGCGGCCGCGCCGGCACCGGGCGGCGGCTGGCTGCTGACCGGCCGCAAGCGCTGGATCTCCAACGCCCCGGAGGCCGATTTCTACACCGTCTTCGCCCGGACGGGTGAGGGGCCCGGCGCGAAGGGCGTCTCCGCCTTCCTCGTCCCGGCGGACCGGCCCGGACTCACCGGCGAACCGCTCGACATGCTCTCCCCGCACCCCATCGGCGCCCTCGCCTTCGACGCTGTCCCGGTCGGCCCGGCGGACCTGCTGGGCGAGCCCGGGCGGGGCTTCCGCGTCGCGATGGACACCCTGAACCTCTTCCGCCCCAGCGTCGGCGCCTTCGCGGTCGGCATGGCCCGGGCGGCGCTGGACGCCACGCTGGCGTACACGGCGGTCCGGAGCGCCTTCGGCGGGACGCTGAGCGACCTCCAGGCGGTCGGGCACCGGGTGGCGGAGATGGCCACCCGCACGGAGGCCGCCCGGCTGCTCGTGTACGCGGCGGCGGGTGCGCACGACGCCGGCTCGCCGGACGTGCCGCGCCGGGCGGCGATGGCGAAGCTGCTGGCCACGGAGACCGCCCAGTACGTGGTGGACCACGCGGTCCAGCTGCACGGCGCGGTCGCCCTCCAGCGGGGGCACCTGCTGGAACACCTCTACCGGGAGGTGCGGGCGCCGAGGATCTACGAAGGGGCGAGTGAAGTGCAGCGTTCGATCATCGCGAAGGAGCTGTACCGGGAGGCGGCGGCCGGATGA